A stretch of the Bacillus sp. B-jedd genome encodes the following:
- a CDS encoding O-methyltransferase translates to MNVELQDYLESLIPARPGIFAEMEAFAKENNVPIMEPLGMELLLQILRIHQPSKILEIGTAIGYSALRMAFALPGSRIVSIERDMERYTEAKKNIKKAGASDRIQIIHGDALETVEEASSHGPFDAIFIDAAKGQYRKFFSLYSSFLRDGGIMVSDNVLFKGLVYGEEIENKRLSKLAGKINGYNQWLMSQKEYVTTIIPAGDGIAISLKRGEGYEKA, encoded by the coding sequence TTGAATGTAGAGCTGCAAGACTATCTGGAAAGCCTGATTCCCGCACGTCCAGGCATTTTTGCCGAAATGGAGGCTTTTGCAAAAGAAAACAATGTTCCCATTATGGAACCATTAGGAATGGAGCTTCTCCTTCAGATTTTACGAATCCATCAACCTTCGAAGATTCTGGAGATCGGGACTGCAATTGGCTATTCAGCGCTCAGGATGGCTTTTGCCCTTCCAGGATCGAGAATCGTCTCTATTGAAAGGGATATGGAGCGATATACTGAGGCGAAAAAAAATATTAAAAAAGCTGGTGCTTCCGACAGGATTCAAATTATTCATGGAGATGCTTTGGAAACTGTTGAAGAAGCCTCTTCCCATGGCCCATTCGATGCTATTTTTATCGATGCCGCGAAAGGACAGTACAGGAAATTCTTTTCCTTATATTCCTCTTTTTTGCGGGATGGAGGAATCATGGTTTCGGACAATGTTCTGTTCAAAGGCCTGGTTTATGGAGAAGAAATCGAGAACAAAAGGCTTTCGAAACTTGCTGGCAAAATAAACGGCTACAATCAATGGCTAATGAGCCAAAAAGAATATGTGACAACGATCATTCCCGCTGGAGATGGAATAGCCATAAGTTTAAAAAGAGGTGAAGGATATGAAAAGGCCTGA
- the mltG gene encoding endolytic transglycosylase MltG — MSADDKNSKKEIIRQKMIEHQSEARVVRKIVLLITATIIILAGVIGGGGYLYVKSALEPVDPESKETREVTIPIGSSVTGIAKELEKSGVIKNARIFKYYVKFNNEAGFMAGDYKMTPAMTIPEIIKSLKTGKVVQRAKSKMTVPEGKQLSEIAAIIAKTTGQTEEEVFAKLNEAEFVKGMMAKYPDLLTEDILNEKIKYPLEGYLYPATYPIYKDNPTVEEVVTAMLNKTRSVLAPYKETLAEKKLSMHRLLTMASLIEEEATEKADRHKISSVFYNRIEKGMPLQTDPTVLYAQGKHKDRVLYKDLEVESPYNTYKYAGMPPGPIANSGHMSIEAALNPEDTEFYYFLASKDGVVHFSKTLQEHNSLKAKYITNNN; from the coding sequence ATGTCTGCTGACGACAAAAATTCAAAAAAGGAAATCATCCGCCAAAAGATGATTGAGCACCAAAGCGAGGCAAGAGTTGTCCGGAAAATCGTCCTGCTCATAACAGCTACCATCATTATTCTTGCTGGGGTAATTGGAGGCGGAGGCTACTTATATGTTAAATCCGCACTGGAACCTGTAGACCCCGAGAGCAAGGAAACAAGAGAGGTAACCATACCGATCGGCTCCTCGGTAACCGGTATTGCGAAAGAGCTGGAGAAAAGCGGCGTTATCAAAAATGCCCGGATTTTCAAGTATTATGTTAAATTCAACAATGAAGCAGGTTTTATGGCCGGCGACTACAAAATGACTCCGGCGATGACTATACCAGAAATTATTAAAAGCCTTAAAACAGGAAAGGTCGTGCAAAGGGCTAAATCCAAAATGACCGTTCCTGAGGGTAAGCAGCTGTCCGAAATCGCGGCGATTATTGCAAAAACAACCGGCCAGACCGAGGAAGAGGTTTTTGCAAAGCTTAATGAAGCGGAATTCGTAAAAGGAATGATGGCAAAATATCCTGATTTGCTGACAGAAGATATTTTAAACGAAAAAATAAAATATCCACTCGAGGGTTACCTGTATCCTGCGACCTACCCGATTTATAAAGATAACCCGACGGTCGAAGAAGTTGTAACCGCGATGCTTAACAAAACAAGATCCGTACTGGCTCCTTATAAAGAAACGTTGGCTGAGAAGAAGCTTTCGATGCATAGGCTGTTGACAATGGCTTCCCTGATTGAAGAGGAAGCGACCGAAAAAGCTGACAGACATAAAATTTCCAGTGTCTTTTACAATCGAATTGAAAAGGGCATGCCTCTTCAGACAGACCCTACGGTCCTTTATGCGCAAGGAAAGCATAAAGACAGGGTTCTATATAAGGATTTGGAAGTGGAGTCACCTTATAATACGTATAAGTATGCAGGAATGCCTCCTGGGCCGATTGCCAATTCTGGGCATATGTCCATTGAAGCGGCCCTTAATCCGGAAGACACGGAATTTTATTATTTTCTTGCTTCGAAAGACGGGGTTGTGCATTTTTCGAAAACACTTCAGGAACATAATAGTTTAAAGGCAAAGTATATAACAAATAACAATTAA
- a CDS encoding DUF1292 domain-containing protein, whose amino-acid sequence MEHGDNQIVVVDENGNEQLYEILYTFESDEFEKSYVLYYAAGSDDSEDEEIEIHASSFVPGAEGKAGDLLPIETDEEWDMIEEVLNTFLDEQEDYE is encoded by the coding sequence ATGGAACATGGCGATAACCAGATTGTTGTAGTAGATGAAAACGGAAATGAACAATTGTATGAAATCCTTTATACATTTGAATCGGACGAATTCGAAAAATCATATGTCCTGTACTATGCCGCAGGATCCGACGACAGCGAAGATGAGGAAATTGAAATTCATGCCTCTTCCTTTGTTCCTGGAGCTGAAGGAAAAGCTGGCGATCTGCTCCCGATTGAAACAGATGAAGAGTGGGACATGATTGAGGAAGTCCTGAACACATTCCTTGATGAACAGGAAGACTACGAATAA
- the ruvX gene encoding Holliday junction resolvase RuvX — protein sequence MRILGLDVGSKTVGVALSDEFGWTAQGLETIKIDEEKNEFGFDRLGSIIKEYGVDTVVVGLPKNMNGTLGPRAEASQRYAAEVENLFSVPAVLWDERLSTMAAERVLLEADVSRKKRKKVIDKMAATMILQGFLDSKK from the coding sequence ATGCGGATTCTGGGTTTGGATGTCGGCTCGAAAACAGTTGGCGTCGCCCTCAGCGATGAATTTGGATGGACTGCTCAAGGTCTGGAAACAATTAAGATCGATGAGGAAAAAAATGAGTTTGGCTTTGACCGGCTTGGGTCAATAATAAAAGAGTACGGCGTTGATACCGTCGTAGTGGGGCTGCCGAAAAATATGAATGGCACACTTGGCCCGCGTGCGGAGGCGAGCCAGAGATATGCAGCGGAAGTGGAGAACCTCTTTTCTGTCCCCGCGGTTCTCTGGGACGAAAGGCTAAGCACAATGGCTGCCGAAAGGGTTCTGCTCGAAGCGGATGTCAGCCGGAAGAAACGGAAAAAGGTCATTGATAAAATGGCCGCCACGATGATTTTGCAAGGCTTTCTAGACAGTAAAAAGTAA
- a CDS encoding IreB family regulatory phosphoprotein, with amino-acid sequence MSSLDKTMRFNFPEEPFEHDVDEVLFQVHEALQEKGYNPINQIVGYLLSGDPAYIPRHKDARNIIRKLERDEIIEVLVKFYLKQKRGG; translated from the coding sequence ATGAGCTCATTAGACAAAACAATGAGGTTCAATTTTCCTGAAGAGCCTTTTGAACATGATGTAGATGAAGTCCTTTTCCAGGTGCATGAAGCGCTTCAGGAAAAAGGGTACAACCCGATTAATCAAATCGTCGGCTATTTGCTGTCGGGCGACCCTGCATACATTCCCCGCCACAAGGATGCCCGCAACATTATCAGGAAACTGGAGCGGGATGAAATCATTGAAGTACTTGTAAAATTTTATTTGAAGCAAAAGCGCGGAGGCTGA
- the alaS gene encoding alanine--tRNA ligase: MKQLTGSQIRKMFLDFFQEKNHHLEPSASLVPHDDPSLLWINSGVATLKKYFDGRVIPENPRITNAQKSIRTNDIENVGKTARHHTFFEMLGNFSIGEYFKEEAIEWAWEFLTSEKWMGFEPEKLSVTVHPEDHEAYDYWYKEIGIPAERIIRLEGNFWDIGEGPSGPNTEIFYDRGPEYGDDPNDPELYPGGENDRYLEVWNLVFSQFNHNPDGTYTPLPKKNIDTGMGLERMASVVQNVPTNFDTDLFMPIIRATEQISGTKYGESKETDVAFKVIADHIRTVAFAIGDGALPSNEGRGYVLRRLLRRAVRYAKQIGIQRPFMYELVPVVGEIMHDFYPEVKDNQEFIQKVIKNEEERFHETLHEGLAILESVIKKEKEKGSSVISGQDVFRLYDTYGFPVELTEEYAEEKGMTVDHSGFEDEMEAQRERARSARQDVESMQVQSGVLGEIKVESQFVGYDQMEAQAEVLVILKDGAVADSASKGEEIQFILDQTPFYAESGGQIADQGYLIGEGVKVFVKDVKKAPNGQNLHRAIVEEGTLEKGQNVAAAVDRENRVKIIKNHTATHLLHQALKDVLGAHVNQAGSLVEADRLRFDFSHFGQVKPEELEQVEKIVNEKIWRNIPVDISLKPIAEAKAMGAMALFGEKYGDIVRVVKVGDYSLELCGGCHVPNTSVIGLFKIAGESGIGAGTRRIEAVTGEGAYELLNSQVGLLKDAAGKLKANPKDLSGRIDSLLSEMKQLQRENESLAAKLGNIEASNLSSKAKEVNGVTLLSANVQGQDMAGLRSMADDLKQKLGSGIIVLGSANEGKVNLIAAVTSDLIEKGYHAGKLIKEVAAKCGGSGGGRPDMAQAGGKDPSKLEEALRSAEDWVKSI, from the coding sequence ATGAAACAATTGACAGGCTCACAAATTAGAAAAATGTTTCTTGATTTCTTCCAGGAGAAGAATCACCACCTGGAGCCAAGCGCTTCACTAGTACCGCATGATGATCCATCATTATTATGGATTAACAGCGGAGTCGCGACACTGAAGAAGTATTTCGATGGGAGGGTAATCCCTGAAAATCCAAGGATCACGAATGCCCAAAAGTCAATCAGGACAAATGATATCGAGAATGTCGGAAAAACCGCCAGGCACCATACGTTCTTTGAAATGCTTGGGAACTTTTCCATTGGGGAGTATTTTAAGGAAGAAGCCATTGAATGGGCTTGGGAATTCCTAACTTCAGAAAAGTGGATGGGATTCGAGCCTGAAAAGTTATCGGTTACTGTCCATCCGGAGGATCATGAAGCCTACGACTACTGGTACAAGGAAATCGGAATTCCTGCAGAGAGGATTATCCGGCTTGAAGGGAACTTTTGGGACATAGGTGAAGGGCCGAGCGGACCTAACACGGAAATCTTTTATGACAGGGGACCTGAATACGGGGATGACCCTAACGATCCAGAGTTATATCCTGGAGGGGAAAACGATCGGTACTTGGAAGTATGGAACCTTGTTTTCTCACAGTTTAATCATAACCCGGACGGTACTTATACCCCGCTGCCTAAGAAGAACATCGATACAGGGATGGGGCTTGAACGGATGGCTTCTGTTGTTCAAAATGTCCCGACGAATTTCGATACGGATTTGTTTATGCCGATTATAAGGGCAACTGAACAAATTTCCGGCACGAAATATGGGGAGTCCAAGGAAACAGATGTTGCATTCAAAGTGATTGCAGACCATATCAGGACAGTAGCTTTCGCCATTGGTGATGGGGCGCTTCCTTCGAATGAAGGCCGTGGGTATGTCCTCAGGCGTTTGCTCCGCCGTGCTGTTAGGTATGCAAAGCAAATCGGCATTCAGCGCCCGTTCATGTATGAATTGGTTCCGGTTGTGGGGGAAATCATGCATGATTTCTATCCAGAAGTAAAGGATAACCAGGAATTTATCCAGAAGGTAATCAAAAACGAGGAAGAGCGGTTCCATGAGACTCTTCATGAGGGGCTTGCCATCCTTGAGTCAGTAATTAAGAAGGAAAAAGAAAAAGGCAGCAGCGTGATTTCCGGCCAGGATGTGTTCAGGCTTTATGATACTTACGGATTTCCAGTAGAACTGACCGAGGAATATGCTGAAGAAAAAGGCATGACAGTCGACCACTCGGGGTTTGAGGACGAAATGGAAGCCCAACGGGAGCGGGCCCGTTCTGCTAGGCAGGACGTTGAATCAATGCAGGTTCAAAGCGGAGTCCTTGGGGAAATCAAGGTTGAAAGCCAGTTTGTCGGCTATGACCAGATGGAAGCCCAGGCGGAAGTCCTTGTCATCCTTAAAGATGGAGCCGTGGCTGACAGTGCATCAAAAGGCGAAGAAATTCAATTCATTCTTGACCAAACCCCGTTCTACGCTGAAAGCGGCGGCCAGATTGCCGATCAGGGGTACTTGATTGGTGAAGGTGTGAAGGTTTTTGTCAAGGACGTCAAAAAAGCACCAAACGGGCAAAACCTCCATCGTGCTATCGTTGAGGAAGGCACACTGGAAAAGGGACAAAATGTCGCGGCTGCAGTAGACAGGGAAAACCGCGTGAAAATCATAAAGAACCACACGGCAACCCACCTGTTACACCAGGCGTTAAAGGATGTTTTAGGAGCTCATGTCAATCAGGCCGGCTCTTTGGTTGAGGCTGATCGCCTCCGTTTTGACTTTTCTCATTTTGGCCAGGTTAAGCCTGAAGAACTTGAACAGGTCGAAAAAATCGTTAACGAAAAAATCTGGAGGAATATTCCTGTAGACATCTCCTTAAAACCGATTGCCGAAGCGAAAGCAATGGGTGCCATGGCCTTGTTCGGGGAGAAATACGGCGATATCGTCAGGGTTGTCAAAGTTGGAGACTACAGCCTGGAGCTGTGTGGCGGCTGCCATGTTCCGAATACATCCGTCATCGGACTATTCAAAATCGCTGGGGAAAGCGGTATTGGCGCGGGAACCCGGAGGATTGAAGCCGTAACTGGTGAAGGAGCATATGAGCTGTTGAACAGCCAGGTGGGCCTTTTGAAGGATGCTGCCGGAAAACTGAAGGCCAATCCGAAAGACCTTTCCGGGCGGATTGACAGCCTCCTTTCCGAAATGAAGCAGCTTCAGCGGGAGAATGAATCCCTGGCTGCTAAGCTTGGAAATATTGAGGCTTCAAATCTTTCTTCAAAAGCCAAGGAAGTAAATGGAGTCACACTCCTTTCAGCAAATGTACAGGGACAGGATATGGCCGGGCTCCGGTCGATGGCGGATGACCTTAAACAGAAACTTGGTTCAGGCATCATTGTACTTGGAAGCGCGAATGAAGGAAAGGTCAACTTAATTGCGGCTGTTACATCAGACCTTATTGAAAAAGGATATCATGCAGGCAAGCTGATCAAGGAAGTAGCGGCAAAATGCGGAGGCAGCGGCGGAGGCCGTCCGGATATGGCCCAGGCTGGCGGGAAGGATCCATCCAAGCTGGAAGAAGCGCTTCGTTCTGCTGAAGACTGGGTTAAATCAATTTGA
- a CDS encoding AI-2E family transporter → MNIHMKWYYRIGFFLLLLATALILMKLKPFWAPVAVVIWYILVPFLTAGFIAYLLHPLVEKLHERGMHRGLAVLLIYVVFFGGLGLAIYKGVPAFIEQIRELSSSAPAFAEQYRGLIASLEEKTKAWPIGLQQRIDRGITNVEDKLIGSFDLVLATLANLADSILIIAVIPFIAFYMLKDYELIKRTAWYLTPIKWRRQGVRFIRDVDKSLGGYIRGQLIVCMIVGIVSFLLFWLFDLRFPLLLGLVIALTNVIPYFGPIFGAIPAVIIAAATSMKLVFITIGIVFVLQFIEGNVLSPYIVGKSLHLHPLLIMFSIVAGSEIGGIPGLILAVPILAVAKVAIVHASAIFAQGRKTG, encoded by the coding sequence GTGAATATCCACATGAAATGGTATTATCGGATAGGTTTTTTCCTTTTGCTTCTCGCAACAGCGTTAATCCTTATGAAGCTAAAGCCATTTTGGGCTCCCGTGGCGGTGGTAATCTGGTATATTCTTGTTCCGTTTCTTACGGCGGGTTTTATCGCATACCTTCTCCACCCGCTTGTCGAAAAGCTACATGAACGGGGCATGCACCGCGGGCTTGCCGTTCTGCTTATATATGTCGTGTTTTTTGGAGGGCTAGGCCTTGCGATTTATAAAGGAGTCCCGGCGTTTATCGAACAAATTAGGGAACTCTCCTCCAGTGCGCCCGCTTTCGCCGAGCAATATCGTGGATTGATTGCAAGTCTCGAGGAAAAAACAAAGGCCTGGCCAATTGGGCTGCAGCAGCGTATTGACAGGGGGATTACGAATGTTGAAGATAAGCTGATAGGTTCTTTTGACCTGGTCCTTGCCACGCTTGCAAATCTGGCCGATTCGATTCTGATTATTGCAGTCATTCCCTTCATCGCTTTTTATATGCTAAAGGATTATGAACTGATAAAGCGTACAGCCTGGTATTTGACCCCGATAAAATGGCGCCGCCAAGGGGTCCGTTTCATCAGGGACGTCGATAAATCCCTTGGGGGGTATATTAGAGGTCAGTTGATTGTCTGCATGATAGTCGGTATTGTTTCTTTCCTTTTATTCTGGCTTTTTGATTTGCGATTTCCGTTACTGCTCGGGCTGGTTATTGCACTGACAAATGTCATCCCATATTTCGGGCCAATTTTTGGGGCAATCCCCGCAGTGATTATTGCCGCAGCCACTTCAATGAAACTTGTATTCATTACAATAGGCATCGTATTCGTCCTTCAATTTATTGAGGGGAATGTCCTTTCGCCATATATTGTCGGAAAGAGCCTCCATCTTCATCCCCTGCTAATTATGTTTTCAATAGTTGCCGGCAGTGAAATTGGCGGAATCCCGGGTTTGATTTTGGCCGTACCGATTCTGGCGGTCGCAAAAGTGGCTATTGTCCATGCATCTGCAATTTTTGCCCAAGGAAGAAAAACTGGGTGA
- the recD2 gene encoding SF1B family DNA helicase RecD2, with amino-acid sequence MDQQNSFDLFSEQGKYLKGRPFVTIFHNESNLYTVTRIRVDETNDTYEDREAVVTGYFPKLHDQETYLFFGEFKDHPKFGLQFHATHFRKDIPQSKQGVVSYLSSEIFKGIGKKTAESIVEVLGENAISKILNQPSLLDSIPKLAPDKAKLLYDTLMEHQGLEQVMVALNQYGFGPQLSMKIYQVYKETTLEVIQRNPYQLVEDIEGIGFGRADELGYQLGISGSHPDRIKAAGLYTLEAESIQAGHVYLEARDLLEKVKALLEENQRDRIEYEDITAELIKLEEEGKIAGEGQRVYLPSLYFSEKGLVTNIKRILEQKEFSSQFPESEFLLALGELEERLGVEYAPSQKEAIQTAIQSPMMILTGGPGTGKTTVIKGIVELYAELHGCSLDPKEFMKKDEPFPILLAAPTGRAAKRMSESTGLPAVTIHRLLGYNGSEGFSHDEESALNGKILIVDETSMVDIWLAHQLFKALPDTIQVILVGDEDQLPSVGPGQVLKDLLQSERIPTVRLTDIYRQAEGSSIIRLAHDIKNGKLPDDLAAPQPDRSFIKCNGHQLAQVVEKVAANARKKGYHARDIQVLAPMYKGPAGIDRLNVILQELFNPNSDGKRKELAFGDVKYRIGDKVLQLVNQPESNVFNGDIGEIVSIFYAKENTEKQDMAIVSFDGNEVTYTRQDLNQITHAYCCSVHKAQGSEFPIVIMPITRSYYRMLRKNLIYTAITRSRQFLILCGEEDAFRLGVGRNDEQARQTTLAERLVDAIGKTAENPAGEENGILETGGNPALEVMEPAPQYEAASAQGPSYEEILLKTDPLIGMQNVSPYDFL; translated from the coding sequence ATGGACCAGCAGAATTCATTCGACTTGTTTTCGGAACAGGGAAAGTATTTGAAAGGAAGGCCGTTTGTAACCATCTTTCATAATGAGTCCAATTTATATACGGTCACAAGAATCCGGGTTGATGAAACCAATGACACCTATGAAGACCGAGAGGCGGTTGTAACTGGATATTTCCCAAAATTGCACGATCAAGAGACATATCTTTTTTTCGGAGAATTCAAGGACCATCCGAAGTTCGGACTGCAGTTTCATGCCACCCATTTCAGAAAAGACATCCCGCAATCGAAGCAGGGGGTCGTTTCCTACCTTTCTAGTGAGATATTTAAAGGCATCGGAAAAAAGACCGCCGAAAGCATCGTCGAAGTGCTTGGTGAAAATGCCATTTCGAAAATACTTAATCAGCCGTCCCTTTTAGATTCCATCCCAAAGCTGGCTCCTGATAAAGCAAAGCTTTTGTATGACACATTGATGGAACATCAGGGCCTCGAGCAAGTCATGGTCGCTTTGAACCAGTACGGTTTCGGCCCCCAGCTTTCAATGAAGATCTATCAGGTTTATAAGGAAACAACGCTGGAAGTCATCCAGCGGAACCCATATCAGCTTGTCGAAGATATTGAAGGAATCGGTTTTGGCCGGGCTGATGAACTCGGTTACCAGCTTGGAATCTCGGGCAGCCATCCGGACAGAATCAAGGCAGCCGGCCTTTATACGCTAGAAGCGGAAAGTATTCAGGCCGGCCACGTTTATCTTGAAGCGCGCGACCTCCTTGAAAAGGTGAAAGCTCTGCTTGAAGAGAACCAGCGTGACAGGATTGAATATGAGGACATCACAGCTGAGTTGATTAAGCTCGAGGAGGAAGGGAAAATAGCCGGAGAAGGGCAGCGTGTTTACTTACCTTCTCTTTATTTTTCGGAAAAAGGGCTCGTGACGAATATAAAACGGATCCTGGAACAAAAAGAATTCAGTTCACAGTTCCCGGAATCGGAATTTTTGCTGGCTCTCGGCGAGCTCGAGGAACGGCTCGGGGTGGAATACGCCCCTTCCCAAAAGGAAGCCATCCAGACAGCCATCCAATCACCGATGATGATTTTGACAGGCGGGCCAGGAACGGGTAAGACAACGGTCATTAAAGGGATTGTTGAGCTTTACGCCGAATTGCATGGCTGTTCGCTTGATCCGAAGGAATTTATGAAAAAGGATGAACCATTTCCAATCCTTCTTGCGGCACCTACTGGGAGGGCGGCAAAAAGAATGAGTGAATCGACCGGTCTTCCGGCCGTCACCATACACAGGCTCCTTGGGTATAACGGCAGCGAGGGATTCAGCCATGACGAAGAGTCGGCTTTAAACGGCAAAATCCTGATTGTCGATGAAACTTCGATGGTCGATATCTGGCTTGCCCACCAGTTATTCAAGGCATTGCCGGATACCATCCAGGTCATCCTTGTTGGCGATGAAGACCAGCTGCCTTCAGTCGGTCCGGGTCAGGTTTTAAAAGACCTCCTACAATCCGAACGGATCCCGACTGTGCGGCTGACCGACATTTATCGCCAGGCGGAAGGTTCTTCAATCATCAGGCTTGCCCATGACATTAAAAACGGAAAACTGCCGGATGACTTGGCGGCCCCCCAGCCTGACAGGTCATTCATTAAATGCAATGGACATCAGCTTGCCCAAGTTGTCGAAAAAGTTGCGGCAAATGCCAGGAAAAAAGGCTACCATGCGAGGGATATCCAGGTGCTCGCCCCGATGTATAAAGGCCCTGCAGGAATCGACAGGCTGAATGTCATCCTTCAGGAACTTTTCAATCCGAATTCTGATGGAAAAAGGAAAGAACTTGCCTTTGGCGATGTGAAATACAGGATTGGGGATAAAGTCCTTCAGTTGGTCAATCAGCCAGAATCCAATGTATTCAACGGCGATATTGGGGAAATTGTTTCGATCTTCTATGCAAAAGAGAATACCGAAAAACAAGATATGGCAATTGTTTCATTTGATGGGAATGAAGTGACGTATACGAGGCAGGATTTAAATCAGATCACCCATGCGTATTGCTGTTCGGTCCATAAAGCGCAGGGAAGCGAGTTTCCGATCGTCATCATGCCCATCACTCGAAGCTATTACCGAATGCTGAGGAAAAATCTCATTTATACAGCCATTACAAGAAGCAGGCAATTCCTGATTCTCTGTGGGGAAGAGGACGCGTTCCGGCTTGGGGTCGGGCGAAATGACGAGCAGGCGAGGCAGACGACCCTTGCCGAAAGATTAGTGGATGCGATCGGCAAAACAGCCGAAAATCCTGCCGGCGAGGAGAATGGCATCTTGGAAACGGGCGGCAATCCTGCTTTGGAAGTGATGGAACCTGCGCCTCAATATGAAGCAGCGTCCGCACAAGGGCCTTCATACGAAGAAATTCTTTTGAAAACAGATCCGCTCATTGGGATGCAAAACGTTTCTCCTTACGATTTCTTATAG
- a CDS encoding tetratricopeptide repeat protein, with the protein MDKNIKGIELMQAGSWEEAASAFSEAIEENPDDPVAYINFGNLLAATGDQDRALKFFHRALELDENAGAAYYSIGTIHYNNENFKEAKSMFEAAMKKGLSSSDTFFMLGMSLVQLGNNRLALAYLQRSTELDPEDGDAHFHYGLCLAEEGMIDLAIPQFEACLKQLPGHADAYYNLGVAFAYKEQPEKALEMLEEALNIQPAHTMAAEVKNILTGAIGKNNSHDSED; encoded by the coding sequence ATGGATAAAAATATAAAGGGCATCGAATTGATGCAGGCAGGCAGCTGGGAAGAAGCCGCGTCGGCATTCAGCGAAGCAATTGAAGAAAATCCGGATGATCCGGTCGCATATATTAATTTCGGCAATTTGCTTGCCGCGACAGGGGACCAGGACAGGGCGCTAAAGTTTTTCCACAGAGCACTTGAGCTTGATGAAAATGCGGGTGCCGCCTATTACAGTATTGGCACCATCCATTATAACAATGAAAATTTTAAAGAAGCGAAATCGATGTTCGAGGCAGCGATGAAAAAGGGCCTAAGTAGCAGTGATACCTTTTTCATGCTCGGCATGTCCCTCGTCCAGCTAGGAAACAATCGGCTTGCGCTTGCTTATCTCCAGCGCAGCACCGAGCTGGATCCCGAAGACGGGGACGCGCATTTCCACTACGGACTCTGCCTGGCTGAGGAAGGGATGATTGACCTGGCCATCCCTCAATTTGAAGCCTGTCTTAAGCAGCTGCCTGGCCATGCCGACGCATACTATAATCTTGGCGTTGCTTTTGCTTATAAAGAGCAGCCGGAGAAAGCACTTGAAATGCTGGAAGAGGCCTTAAACATCCAGCCGGCCCATACAATGGCTGCCGAAGTGAAAAATATACTTACTGGGGCGATTGGCAAAAATAATTCCCATGATTCGGAGGACTGA
- the mnmA gene encoding tRNA 2-thiouridine(34) synthase MnmA, producing the protein MEKKEPKDTRVVVGMSGGVDSSVAALLLKQQGYDVIGIFMKNWDDTDENGVCTATEDYNDVIRVCNQIGIPYYAVNFEKQYWDKVFTYFLDEYKAGRTPNPDVMCNKEIKFKAFLEHALKLGADYLATGHYAQVEFRDGGYKMLRGLDENKDQTYFLNQLSQDQLSRVLFPIGGLEKSDVRKIAAEAGLATATKKDSTGICFIGERNFKDFLSQYLPAQPGSMVTMDGEIKGRHDGLMYYTIGQRHGLGIGGQGDPWFVIGKDLKKNVLYVGQGFHNELLYSDSIFADNVSWVSDTPKPTEFECTAKFRYRQADNKVTVRILEGNRVQVLFHEPIRAVTPGQAVVFYQNDECLGGGTIDDVYRNGNKLDYVG; encoded by the coding sequence ATGGAAAAGAAAGAACCTAAAGATACAAGAGTCGTTGTCGGCATGTCAGGCGGAGTTGACTCCTCCGTCGCTGCACTGCTGCTAAAACAGCAAGGCTACGATGTTATCGGCATTTTCATGAAAAACTGGGATGACACCGATGAAAATGGCGTTTGTACGGCAACGGAGGATTACAATGATGTCATTCGCGTCTGCAACCAGATTGGCATTCCTTATTACGCGGTCAATTTTGAAAAGCAATACTGGGACAAGGTATTCACGTACTTTCTTGATGAATATAAAGCAGGCAGGACGCCTAATCCGGATGTTATGTGCAATAAGGAAATCAAGTTCAAGGCATTTCTGGAACACGCCCTGAAGCTTGGGGCCGACTATCTTGCCACCGGCCATTATGCCCAAGTGGAATTTAGGGACGGGGGATATAAAATGCTCCGCGGTCTCGATGAAAATAAGGACCAGACTTATTTTTTGAATCAGCTTAGCCAGGACCAATTGAGCAGGGTCCTATTCCCGATTGGCGGACTTGAAAAGTCGGATGTGAGGAAGATTGCCGCAGAAGCCGGCCTGGCGACCGCGACAAAAAAAGACAGCACAGGAATCTGTTTTATCGGCGAAAGGAATTTCAAGGATTTCCTTAGCCAGTATCTTCCGGCCCAGCCCGGGAGTATGGTCACTATGGATGGCGAAATAAAAGGCAGGCATGACGGGCTGATGTATTACACGATCGGCCAGCGCCATGGTCTTGGCATTGGCGGGCAGGGAGACCCGTGGTTCGTTATTGGGAAGGATCTTAAAAAAAATGTCCTATACGTTGGCCAGGGCTTTCATAATGAATTGCTTTATTCCGACTCCATTTTTGCAGACAATGTCAGCTGGGTTTCTGATACACCTAAGCCGACAGAATTTGAATGCACAGCGAAGTTCAGATACCGCCAGGCTGATAACAAAGTTACGGTCAGGATTTTAGAAGGAAACAGGGTGCAAGTCCTATTCCACGAACCAATCCGCGCTGTGACGCCAGGACAGGCGGTCGTATTTTATCAAAATGACGAATGTCTTGGCGGCGGTACGATTGACGATGTATATAGAAATGGCAACAAGCTCGATTATGTAGGATAA